A region from the Francisella orientalis FNO12 genome encodes:
- the mltA gene encoding murein transglycosylase A — protein MNIREIKENLKKISFIALFILISSCTNVTAQRYLSKKYSDKVDYKKASFKDLNNWDTSDQLTSFDTFKKSCIKIVDENKPEYANWINICHKVIAAKIESKDQAKTFFEQNLTPYQVIYKNKDTGTFTGYYEPTIKGNLVKTLQYTVPIYRTPNDLVKQPKGDDNFSFGRYKDGRLVPYYTRAEISNGNLLTKKDVLVWVKSKVDRTFLQIQGSGRIETDSGDILVGYDSQNGHEYKPIGRYLLDNGYMSRDQMSMQAIKAWLNKNKDKIDDVLNYDPSFVFFRYVDRKNAVGAQDVELTPSYSLAIDDRYYLYGVPLWLETDYYEDNHHDTKPLDRLMIAQDTGGAIRGPIRGDVFWGHGQQAEFNAGHMNNQGKLWILLPNE, from the coding sequence ATGAATATTAGAGAAATAAAAGAGAATTTAAAAAAAATAAGCTTTATAGCACTTTTTATTCTTATAAGTAGCTGCACAAATGTAACTGCTCAACGCTATTTATCAAAAAAATATTCAGATAAAGTTGATTATAAAAAAGCTAGTTTCAAAGATCTAAATAATTGGGATACTAGTGATCAACTTACATCTTTTGATACCTTTAAAAAATCGTGTATAAAAATAGTTGATGAAAATAAACCTGAATATGCAAATTGGATAAATATTTGCCATAAGGTAATAGCAGCTAAAATAGAATCAAAAGATCAAGCAAAGACTTTTTTTGAGCAAAATTTAACTCCATACCAGGTAATATATAAGAATAAGGATACAGGAACATTCACAGGATACTACGAACCTACTATAAAAGGCAATCTAGTCAAAACTCTACAATACACTGTGCCTATTTATAGAACTCCCAACGACTTGGTCAAACAACCTAAGGGCGATGATAATTTTTCTTTTGGTAGATATAAAGATGGTAGATTAGTTCCATATTATACGCGTGCAGAAATATCAAATGGTAACCTGCTAACAAAAAAAGACGTATTGGTATGGGTTAAATCAAAAGTTGATAGAACATTCTTGCAAATACAAGGCTCAGGAAGGATCGAAACTGATAGTGGTGATATTTTAGTTGGTTACGATAGTCAAAATGGACATGAGTATAAACCCATAGGAAGATATCTACTTGATAATGGCTATATGAGCAGAGATCAAATGTCAATGCAAGCAATTAAAGCTTGGTTAAACAAAAATAAAGACAAAATAGATGATGTTCTGAATTATGATCCCTCTTTTGTATTCTTTAGATATGTAGATCGCAAAAATGCAGTTGGCGCTCAAGATGTTGAATTAACCCCTAGTTATTCCTTGGCTATTGATGACAGATACTATCTATATGGAGTTCCTCTTTGGCTAGAAACCGATTACTACGAAGATAATCATCATGACACTAAACCACTTGATCGATTAATGATAGCTCAAGATACGGGAGGTGCGATTCGAGGACCTATTCGAGGTGATGTATTCTGGGGACATGGCCAACAAGCTGAATTCAACGCTGGACATATGAATAATCAAGGTAAACTATGGATTCTGTTACCAAATGAATAA
- a CDS encoding NAD(P)-binding protein, with protein MNNHKHFNTIIIGAGISGISLAQKLSQTNIDYCLFEPNKIGGCINSPKYKDFWFEMGAHTIYNSYNETIDYIRNNSLEQNIQPRRKAPFLFVQPNNKIQSIFTNINPFTAAFSFLKNRNISKKDKTVSEYATKLFGKKNYDRTLKFCFDAVLSQNSQSFPMEYLFKKYDRDTSLPRSFTFKDGLSKLFTNRKQSVIKEKVINISKQDKWIIETDHANYHCESLCIATPWNITESLLEDILPNIAKHQYRPAMSNLISIGIVTSKKSLKHIKNLAGLIGKDQFFYSAVSRDVVDNPSYRAIAFHCKDNYSQKELMHKITKLLSITEEDILHTYIKQNTLPCYHRNHHIFLQDLEKELLEIPNLYITGNFFDRLAIENCIRRSSKEASRLIKSL; from the coding sequence ATGAATAACCATAAACATTTTAACACTATTATTATTGGTGCGGGAATCTCTGGCATATCCCTAGCACAAAAACTATCTCAAACAAATATAGACTACTGTCTATTTGAACCAAATAAAATCGGAGGATGTATAAACTCCCCAAAATATAAAGATTTTTGGTTTGAAATGGGTGCGCATACGATATATAACTCTTACAACGAAACTATAGACTATATCCGCAACAACTCTCTCGAGCAAAACATCCAACCAAGAAGAAAAGCCCCATTCCTATTTGTACAACCTAACAACAAAATTCAAAGTATTTTTACTAATATAAATCCTTTTACAGCTGCTTTTAGTTTCTTAAAGAATAGAAATATCTCAAAAAAAGATAAAACAGTTAGCGAATATGCAACAAAGCTATTTGGCAAAAAAAATTACGACCGAACATTAAAATTTTGTTTTGATGCTGTGCTATCTCAAAATAGCCAAAGCTTCCCCATGGAATACTTATTTAAAAAATATGATAGAGATACCTCTCTACCTCGAAGTTTTACATTCAAAGATGGTTTGTCTAAACTATTTACCAATCGAAAACAAAGTGTTATCAAAGAAAAAGTTATCAATATTTCAAAGCAAGACAAATGGATAATTGAAACAGACCATGCCAATTATCACTGTGAGAGTTTATGTATTGCAACACCATGGAATATAACGGAGTCTTTGCTAGAAGATATACTACCAAATATAGCAAAACATCAATATAGACCTGCGATGTCAAATCTAATAAGTATAGGAATTGTTACTAGTAAAAAAAGCTTGAAACATATTAAAAACTTAGCTGGATTAATTGGTAAAGACCAGTTCTTTTACTCAGCTGTCTCTCGTGATGTTGTTGATAATCCAAGCTATAGAGCTATAGCATTTCATTGTAAAGATAATTATTCTCAAAAAGAGTTAATGCATAAAATAACAAAGCTTTTGAGTATAACTGAGGAGGATATTCTTCATACCTATATAAAACAAAACACATTACCCTGCTATCATCGTAATCATCATATTTTCCTACAAGATTTAGAAAAAGAGCTTTTAGAAATACCTAACTTATATATTACTGGTAATTTTTTTGATAGATTAGCAATTGAAAACTGTATTAGAAGATCAAGCAAAGAAGCCAGTAGACTAATCAAATCTCTCTAA
- a CDS encoding AAA family ATPase, whose translation MRLLAETTQGGGVNSLAKESGLTTTFWAGPEKISKEMREGKAPIQGGSKQKEPRLRLGFSDETFGYTISLGYPGPLTTTSFSLDAEIKRETIWAGEAYKHPSALVDRDSHIIKVREQRQWQVIEQHCPNYESIFTQASYIDKTSEIVGLREKIKQWRFYDHFRTDIDAPARANQLGTLTTVLSHDGHDLASALQTIIDIGDRQALNEAIEDAFPGSSLNIKKHSDWQFITELSQHGLLRPLSAREFSDGTLRYLLLAAALFTPRPPELMVLNEPKTSLHSDLITPLARLIAKASTKTQIWVISHSKELIKCLQQLPNHNLIEIEKELRQTKVIGQNLLNTQNWG comes from the coding sequence TTGAGACTACTAGCAGAAACAACTCAAGGTGGTGGGGTAAACTCACTTGCTAAAGAAAGTGGGCTAACCACAACATTCTGGGCAGGCCCTGAAAAAATTTCCAAAGAAATGCGTGAGGGTAAAGCTCCAATACAAGGAGGATCTAAACAAAAAGAGCCTCGTCTACGCCTAGGATTTAGTGATGAAACATTTGGCTATACGATTTCTCTCGGCTATCCCGGCCCGCTAACTACAACTTCTTTTTCTCTAGATGCTGAAATCAAGCGTGAAACAATTTGGGCGGGCGAAGCCTATAAACATCCAAGCGCTCTAGTTGATAGAGATAGTCATATTATAAAAGTCCGAGAGCAAAGACAATGGCAGGTCATCGAGCAACACTGTCCTAACTATGAAAGTATTTTTACTCAAGCTTCGTATATAGATAAAACATCCGAAATTGTAGGCCTGCGTGAGAAAATCAAACAATGGCGTTTTTATGATCATTTTCGCACAGATATTGACGCTCCAGCACGAGCTAATCAATTAGGTACTCTTACAACAGTACTAAGTCATGATGGCCACGATCTTGCTTCAGCATTACAGACAATTATTGATATTGGTGACCGCCAAGCCTTAAATGAAGCTATTGAAGATGCTTTCCCAGGTAGTAGTCTAAATATCAAAAAACATTCTGATTGGCAATTCATCACAGAACTAAGTCAACATGGGCTATTACGCCCATTATCAGCTCGTGAATTCTCTGATGGAACGTTGCGATACTTATTGTTAGCAGCTGCTCTATTTACCCCAAGACCTCCTGAACTTATGGTTCTAAACGAGCCTAAGACAAGCCTACATTCTGACTTGATAACACCGCTTGCAAGATTGATTGCTAAAGCATCTACTAAAACTCAAATTTGGGTTATCTCACACTCTAAAGAACTGATAAAATGTCTACAACAACTACCAAACCACAACCTAATTGAGATAGAAAAAGAGCTAAGACAAACAAAAGTTATTGGTCAAAATCTTCTAAATACTCAAAATTGGGGGTGA
- the rplM gene encoding 50S ribosomal protein L13: protein MKTFTAKPSDIKRQWLLIDATDKTLGRLATEVAMILRGKNKPEYTPSMDTGDYVVIINAEKIAVTGNKRKDKIYHHHTGYIGGIKSISFEKLIATHPERAIEKAVKGMLPRTPLGRAMYKKLKVYAGENHPHTAQQPQAHNI, encoded by the coding sequence ATGAAAACGTTTACTGCAAAACCATCAGATATCAAAAGACAATGGCTTTTGATTGATGCTACAGATAAAACTTTAGGTCGTCTAGCTACTGAAGTAGCAATGATCCTAAGAGGTAAAAACAAACCAGAATATACTCCTTCTATGGACACTGGTGATTATGTTGTTATCATTAATGCTGAAAAAATAGCTGTAACTGGTAACAAAAGAAAAGACAAAATTTACCACCACCACACTGGATATATTGGCGGTATCAAATCAATCTCTTTTGAGAAGCTAATTGCAACTCATCCAGAAAGAGCTATTGAAAAAGCTGTTAAAGGTATGCTTCCTAGAACTCCACTAGGGCGTGCTATGTACAAAAAGTTAAAAGTTTATGCTGGTGAAAATCACCCACATACAGCTCAACAACCTCAAGCTCACAATATTTAA
- the rpsI gene encoding 30S ribosomal protein S9 — translation MSEYNYGTGRRKSSVARVFMKKGTGQFIVNGLPLEQYLCRETDCMVVKQPLELTNNTENFNFKVTVKGGGTTGQAGAIRLGVTRALIEFDEDLKPALREAGFVTRDSRKVERKKFGLRKARRRRQFSKR, via the coding sequence ATGTCAGAATATAATTATGGTACAGGTCGTCGTAAAAGCTCTGTAGCTCGTGTATTTATGAAAAAAGGTACTGGTCAATTTATCGTTAATGGTCTTCCATTAGAGCAGTATTTATGTCGTGAAACAGATTGTATGGTTGTAAAACAGCCTTTAGAATTAACTAACAACACTGAAAACTTTAACTTCAAAGTAACAGTAAAAGGTGGTGGTACTACTGGTCAAGCTGGTGCGATACGTTTAGGTGTTACTAGAGCTCTTATCGAGTTTGATGAAGATTTAAAACCTGCTCTTCGTGAAGCAGGCTTCGTGACTCGTGATTCACGTAAAGTTGAGCGTAAGAAGTTTGGTCTTAGAAAAGCTCGTAGAAGAAGACAGTTCTCTAAGCGTTAA
- the mglA gene encoding transcriptional regulator MglA: MLLYIKKDDIYSDIVCMILLIKGANAKIIDVSKEENSKHLEELNIITPNGNIPTLSTDDFAVYRLSVIIEAIEDLYPFPPMFPVFPKQRANARILLEYVNKTFLQNIIKLQDSNLTEEEASEIKVKMQKDIISTYKTIVSEREVNAESNPDAQNINVLTLIITFVFYYFIKLKISIPTKDKNIIKEIKELLSEANFIKTIKAQGA; the protein is encoded by the coding sequence TTGTTATTATATATAAAAAAGGATGATATCTATAGCGACATAGTTTGTATGATTCTTCTTATCAAAGGAGCTAATGCGAAGATTATAGATGTTTCTAAAGAAGAAAACTCAAAACACTTAGAAGAACTAAATATAATAACACCTAATGGCAATATTCCTACGCTTAGTACTGATGATTTTGCTGTTTATAGACTAAGTGTTATTATAGAAGCTATAGAAGATTTGTATCCTTTTCCTCCAATGTTCCCAGTTTTTCCAAAGCAAAGAGCTAATGCAAGAATATTATTAGAATATGTTAATAAAACATTTCTACAAAATATCATAAAATTGCAAGACTCAAATTTAACAGAAGAAGAAGCATCTGAGATAAAAGTGAAAATGCAAAAAGATATTATTAGCACTTATAAGACTATTGTCAGTGAAAGAGAGGTAAATGCAGAAAGCAATCCAGATGCACAAAACATTAATGTTTTAACTCTTATTATAACTTTTGTTTTTTATTACTTTATTAAGCTTAAGATTTCAATTCCTACGAAAGATAAGAACATTATCAAAGAAATCAAAGAACTTTTGAGTGAAGCTAATTTTATAAAAACGATTAAAGCACAAGGAGCTTGA
- the mglB gene encoding transcriptional regulator MglB gives MAMLRAYVVKATYNWLVDHGFTPYILVDTEYEGVVVPNNYIDEDNKILLDLSPQAIQNLDIDDNYISFDATFDGEPISINIPIESVLEVFSKETEQGMYAREFGYGININEGEDDEAVNPKKLGEANSDNVLSLD, from the coding sequence ATGGCTATGCTTAGAGCATATGTAGTCAAAGCTACATACAACTGGCTAGTTGATCACGGATTTACACCATATATTTTGGTTGATACTGAGTATGAAGGTGTAGTCGTACCTAACAACTATATTGATGAAGATAACAAAATACTACTAGACTTGTCTCCTCAAGCTATACAGAACTTAGATATTGATGATAACTATATTAGCTTCGATGCTACTTTTGATGGTGAACCAATATCCATTAATATTCCTATAGAATCTGTTTTAGAAGTTTTCTCTAAAGAAACTGAACAAGGAATGTATGCTCGTGAATTCGGTTACGGAATCAATATTAATGAAGGTGAAGATGATGAAGCCGTTAATCCTAAAAAATTAGGCGAAGCAAACTCAGACAATGTTCTTTCTCTAGATTAA
- a CDS encoding diguanylate cyclase has product MNHQAAALADLTLEDFIDFDDSEIFGAEIGAIYRKKDQDIIAGKDVNPINIFTDKKGVTRAYFILRQPIYNKDKVIGVSGIRADITNFIDKIVAIKI; this is encoded by the coding sequence ATAAATCATCAAGCAGCCGCATTAGCAGACTTAACTCTAGAAGATTTTATTGATTTTGATGACTCAGAAATTTTTGGGGCTGAAATTGGGGCTATATATCGAAAAAAAGATCAAGATATTATTGCTGGTAAAGATGTTAATCCTATTAATATTTTCACTGATAAAAAAGGTGTTACAAGAGCATATTTCATATTAAGACAACCTATCTATAATAAGGATAAAGTTATCGGAGTATCTGGAATTAGAGCTGACATAACTAACTTCATAGATAAGATTGTAGCAATCAAAATTTAG